The genomic DNA GTAACTCTTGGTGAAAACACCCACCAAAATTGGACTACAgaagactgggaaaaaaaaaaaaaaaaaaaaacatttgctggTCTGAtcagtcttgatttctgctgcaacgttcagatggtagggtccaAATTTGGTgttaacatgaaagcatggatccatcctgtcttgtTCAGGCAGGCGGTGGTGttgatggtgtgggggatatgtTCCACACTTTGGGTCTTTTATTACAAATGAgcttacctgagtattgttgctgaccatggcCATCCCTTTATGTACCCACTGTACCTATCTTCTAATGGCTGCCTCCAGCAGGATGGCACATAATGCCACAAacctcaaataatctcaaactggtttctggaACATGAcactgagttcactgtactcaaatggcatCCACACTcagcagatctcaatccagtacagcaactttgggatgtgatggaataggatgtgcagccaacacatctgcagcaactgtgtgatgccatcgtgtcagtatggaccaaacgttttccagcaccttgttgaagctgtgctacaaagaattaaggtcattctgaaggtaaaagggggCCCAACCCAGTCCTAggaaggtgtacctaacaaagtggttGGTGAGTGTGCTGCTCGTGTTATGGAAGGTCTTGCTAaggcagtgtttctcaaactgtggggtcaTGACACGTGGGGAGCAAACGACCTGGGTGGAAAAGTCAAGCAGAACAGATGTTGAACATCAGATTAATTCTCACAGTGGAACAAGGAAGTGTTAGCATGTGCGTTAGCACAGTGACTAGTGAAACTCTCCACATTGAGCCGTTGTGCCTCCAATTCACCACCGAGGGGCCACCAAAATGTCCTTGAGTTACTGCTCACTGACCTTTGACATCCATGTTGGCAAggagtgagaaaaaaataaatccacagcattcctgcagtttaatgtctttatttgcactctctctctctctttctcattctCATGAAACAAATTACAAGTGAAGAATGAGCTGATTGTTATTTATACAGGTGGCTTAAATTATCTAACAGAAAGTATACAGCTAGTACTACCAAATTTAAGGCAGAATTCCACACAGAAGTGGTCAATGATACCAATATAATTTTGACCCATTATTAGTTTCTCTAATCAACTAAGAACCATCAGTTAGACAATGGGAAAATAACATCTACAAGAAAAATCAGAATTCAACACTGACTTAATGCTAGTAATATATAAGTTACATTTTACATGGATAAAATATTCTATGTATTATACATTGTTTAGACTCTTTACTGTTATTACATGTTGCCCTTCCCAGAAAAAGGTATTATTGCATTTCTAGAACCATGGTCCTGCAGCAAGACAGTCAGTGTTTCTCCGGCatgcaggtgtttttttttttattttttaaagaaacaattAGCTTCAGATGTAACACACTGAGGGTCGTTTGGAGAGGAGATCACATGTCCATGGATGACACTTACTGACAGGATGGCAAAGAGTACGCAAGTGGAAAACATGGAGCTTTCTGTACAGTTACTCAAAAGTTCAGCATTGTCCAATTTGAGGCAAAAGCCAAGGCCAAATAGCAAGACAGTAAAAAGTTCCCAAACTATACTACCATGCTAGCTTGAAAACATGATTTTGcaaaaaagccccccccccaaaaaaatctcactgaaagaaatgagaaaatacttttattttatttttttgtttgtttctgagaGTTAGATCAAAGGATGGATGACTGTTCCTGTGAGCAATTAATATGACGCAATTGCTAGCAAGGAATAGTAAAACCAAAAGTGttgtttttacactttaattTATATACAAATTAAGAAGTAAGATGCAAAATGTGAGTtagcaatcttttttttttgttttttggttattttttaaacagaacCATGATAactgtttcattattttcactATCTATGCTAAGCTAAGTCAACTAGATGCTGGATTTAGCTTCATATTTAGGTCAGTCCCTTCATCCGACTCTCAGCAACAAAGCTAATTCTAAGTCAAACTATTTCTTTAAGTTTCTGGGGAAATGCTTTTTGCTAGAGGAGAGAAATTTATATGTGAAACAGCAATGGAAAAGATATGAGTGGTCACCGTCACAAAAACATTAagatatatatcatatataaaatgtatatttaatacttccaaaaaaattactttttgctATATAGCCAACTCTTTTAGATACCAGTACTATAGATTAAATTGGCAAATATCTACTTTTTCAGTCTATTGTATTGTGAGGCGCTAGATACAATAGCAGCATTAAATGCTCCACATAGAATCAATTATTTTGTGGTTTGCTGTAGCCTTGTTAAAAGGACAACATGTAGTTGttggaaaaatataaaaacatacaaaatacaaataaaataaagtttaaaaattgtttaaaattgtTCCTAAATTGGCCCATAGACACAGCAGTTACTGTAGGTGTCATGATTCTGGCATCCTTCTGTTGCTGGTATCACCAAATACTGATatacacagaaaaaagaacACAGGCGTGTCTCACTTTCCTCTCGTTAATACAGTTTCTAATAAATATTCTTTGTTTTACACGACTTACACAAAGACTTACATgacaaaaaaacacagtgtAGCACAGTACAAAGGTGGCTGAGTGTGGCACGGTATACTTGtttgttgatttactggttgaCAGCACAGTGGTTTTGCCAGTATGTGTCATCACAAACTTGTCTCCCTGTCCAAGCTCTTGTCATGCCTCCGCCGTTTGTGACGCTTTTCGCTGCTTCTGGAActgcacgggggggggggggggggaatttaaaccaaataaaaaatattacaaagagTTAAAAGTGTAAAAGAGAATTTCACtgccatgcatgcatgcatgcaaattTCTCTCATACAGTTTTATAGCAGTCTACTCCAACCTCTCAATATCTTTCAAATACAGTGACTAGTAAATGAGACACACTGCTATTAATTTACAACTAATACAGCATGCCAGGGCCACATTTGGCATCAACAAAACAGGAGTGAATAACATGCACACCTAAGCCATGCTGTCAATCCAATTCAACAGCCATTATTCCATCACCCGAATCAGAACTTGCTGGGTACATTCATCGTGCAACAATAAGTATTAACAACATTTAGGATGAGACTCTCCATGCCAAAGGGGCCACCTCAGAACTGCTTACCTTTGGGATATCAGCTTCTGAGAGGTTAGGAAGGGGAGCTTAGGGGTGGGATGAAATGAGAAAGGCAGGCAGGAAATTCTATGTTAGTCTGCTCAGTGGGAAATCTGCAAGGGCAGGACTGCTCCTAAACAAACACACTAGCTTGTCAGCTTCTTGGGAAAAGTAAATATTCCTTAAAAATAAACACCTGCCACTGCTGCTTTCCCAAACCTTTTGAGATTTGAAACTTGTAGGAGCCTACTTAGGATCTTGATCAATACGTTGTATTTGTTCTCTGCTGTATGGGAGAACTGGAAATCTGAGTAATGTAAATACGTGGCTAACCTTTTAGCGCTTGGTTCCTTCTTAGCACTCTCAGCAGGGTTGACACTCTTCCACACATTCCCAAAAGACCCTTTGGACATTTCATCAGTGATGTTTACTGTGGCTGGGTCACTCCTTCAAAGACGCattgcagaaaataaaacataatttcacTGACTGTATGAGCTTTTCTCAAATGTAGCATAAGCATATACACAATAGGTATGTCTGCACTCGCTAAAGATGGTGCTATGAATAAGGTCACATAGAGTATATCCACAATACTGGTAACAGCTTAGGTAAAACATACGTCCACTCATTATTTTATCAGAGCAAAACAGAGAATTTGGAGActgatttatataaataaaaaagcataaCCAAAATGCAGGCCGCAAGTTGGTAATTTGCTCTGTTCTTGCTGTGCTTCATCATTAAAAACCTGGATTAAGGAAAGACACTTCATCTTTCTTTTGTCTAGAGAAAGGTtatatgacaggaaataatACTGACcccaaaacattatttattgaaTAGGATATGATTAACAAACAACAATTTTGTGCAAATTATTCCTTGGATGGCATTAACCCTCTGAGGGCTAACTCATCCCAGACTCCATCACTAGCTTTAGACCCTTAACCCTACGTATTTGCATGGCTTGGTTTGAAACTATCCATGTACAAACTCTGCACGCGCTTATCCAAAAGACTTACTTATAGTGTCCCTCAAGTGGCACTTGTACAATGCCTTCCTCCTCTGCAATAATACTGTGTTCCTCCTgcgggaagaaaaaaatctgctgtaGTGGCAGAAATGTGAAGACATAAAAGTTCTTCTAAACAGTGGTCTGTTACCACACCTCTTGTGCAGCATCCTctagtttcttctttttccactCTGGCATCAGGTCATCCAGCCAGCTCAGGTCTCTCTTGGTGAAAATAAAGTCCAGCAACTTGCGAATAAACACTAGGGCCAAGACCTggagcagcagaaataaactgaCATCAAGGAGTCATATTCATTAGATGcgcaaatatatgcatacataaacacactTAGGTTACCATCATGGGGAAAACAATGGCAGCTTTGGAGGTCTTGATGATCCAGAGGAGGACCAAGCAGCTGAGCTGGATGATAGTAAAGAGATGGACCTTCCTCAGAGGGACATGACGAAGGTAGATAAAGTCTGGCTGATGTTTGGCGGGCATGCCAAACAGTTTCAGACGGTCAAAGAACTGCACAGATACAAACAAAGGATAATTAAGAATTTCCCCTGAAAGTGTTTCTGGATTATTtgttctaaaaagaaaaaaaatagcaggTCCACATTTCAGCTTACCTGAATGCCTCTGAGCGAGGAAGCCCCCATGTAAAGAAAGACTCCATATAACACAGGCATGGGAATAAACtggacacagacagaaaagcattTCCAAGATAAGCTAAAGTTTAGTTCAAAATGAATCTGTAGCCCCTTGGCCCATCCATAACAGTCACTATTCCCCTTCAGCTGAATTCAACCTACATGCTTTTACAGCACAGTCAGTGACCCCAAATCACGGCCATGTGGGCCTACAGTGGGTAGATGTGGTTGAACAGTGGGGCTGTGTTGGCAGGGCAAACCCACACTTACCCCATGTGAGCCCCAAGTGGGAGTGCTCACACAAGGCTAACAACAGTTTTGCCCTTTGGGTTTTCCATGGCAAGCCCTCTGTGAGCTTGCCCACAGAAAACCCACGTGGGACCCATGTACCTGTAGGCTAGCTGATGAGGGGCCCATAGCAATTTTGCCCTTTTGGGTCCCCTTGAGAGAcattcacccttttttttttgcactttgcaATTCTGGCTACATTTCTCATGAGCATACTATGGATATATGGGTGTAATTAGTTACCAATTCATCATGTGGTTTCaagtaggtggcccagtacatACAGTCGGTTATAATTAGACAGAACTGCCTCAGGCAGTattgttttaaatgaatatCTTAGCAATacagttttaaatgtgcattttaagTCTGTTTTGTGGGCATATGGGACAAATACAACTGTTCACAAAAGTGATGGCATAAATGTACTTTTGTTTTGGTGCAGACTCTACAAGGAACCAGTAATTCTCAAAAAATCTAGTAATGAAAACAAGCTTAACACCAAAGCTCCAGATAAATAGATAGTTCAGCAATAGTCTGCCAGGCTTTTTAAATAGCAAGGACTTTTTCCAAATGTCTTCTTTGCAAGCCTTTGTTCTATAAATCTAAGGATTTATGTTTAGGTTTTATAGTCTTCTGTTAGTGGTTTGGAAGGGCTTAACAAAATTATTGCTGGAGAATTATTGCTTTAGAccatgttttaaaaaagaaactctgGCTCCTatgaagtaaaatataaataaatgagcagtGGCGCAAGACTTTCGCACAGTACTGTAATTTGGTGCTAGATCTTTCTCTCACATttgatcacatttttttcatcagtttttggCACCTCAAGATACCctcaatgtgattttttttcaagaaacactcatttttaatatttttataagtATTAAGAACTAATAGTGAAAATGAGAGGCTTCTGTTTATCCCCTACCTTCAGCATGGAGGTCATGAAGACAGAGCATCCCATCAGGGTAAAGATCATGAGGCCAGTGAAGCGCTGCTCTCGAATGCCCAGGAACTTGGGCTGCTCTCCAGGGGCTGAGCACTCGGATTCCAGCTTCAGGCTATTCACGTGGGAGATGGAGAGCACAGTGGCTGCTACGAACCATGGCAAGCCCATTACTGAGCACACACCAAGCATCACCCCGACCACAAACAGATCCAGGTGATAGCCACAACCTTTCTGTAAGGGCAGGATGAAGGACACTGGGATTTAGATATTTAGATTTAGGTTGTAGCGCAACAGTTGAGGTAACCCTGGGGCTTCTAGGAATTCATCACATAGGCCACAATTAAAATAGCTTCTCTATATCAGTGTGAGCAGCTGAATTAATGAAATACCTTTAGTTTGTGTTCCTTCCTGTTGATGATAACGGCTGTGATCTGCTGGTCCATAAAGATGAGAATGGTGCAGAGCAGAGAAGGAATGAAGGTGATGATCGTGGTCCACCAGGGGTTGGGCCCCACAGGGTTTATAAGCCAGCCACGGTCATCCCTGGTTGGCTAAGAAAAGACAGCAAAAagaatatttgatttaaaaaaataattaaatataaataattaatgaaaacaaTTCTGTGCCTTCGTTCCTCCCCTCTGGTGAAGCCGATGGTGGATCAGTGCTATTTGTCTGTCTGCAAGATTTGTGCAATAACTACATGCTGAAGCATAAACAAAAGTAAGATATCTTGATGTGTATATAGAtcactttaattaaaacataaaaacagggCAGTGGACTTGGTTAGATAATAGATTTTAATGTAAACAGCAACTTTGACATGTAAGATTCATATGGACTTACTTTGAACTTATTGGGGACCTGTAATTTAGGTGAGGGGATCCCCACAGCATAATCGATGAACACCATACTGAGGATGGTGATGAAGACGGCAAAGTCGCTGATGATGGACCGCACCTACAGGAAACAAAGACACACTCTTCAGACAGAAGTATGCTACAAGGACTAAGATCTGCACAACTTGCATTACTGTGCAAGTTTGTAACTGCTTTACTCATTTAAACTACTCTGAACAggtaataaatctttttttatttttttacttttcaatttttttcctgtctttttttaaaatagtttgTTTGGCCattgttttgggattttttgGTGATTTCTTTTTACTGAATCTTTGATGTATTAGATTTAATACATTCTTTGTCATGTCTACTCTGATTAGACCAGTCGGACAGAGGCCTCATTGAAGAGCAAGAATTGTTTGtcctatttttgtgtttcatttgagTCAGTATTCCAATACATTACATCATATTACAAGGAGCTTATTAATCCCTTAAGACCCTCGCCACTTTTAAAATCTCTAAGAGATTTCCTTAGCGTCACTGAGTAATAAGTCTACAAAAGCCAATATGAGTTGAATTAAATTAGAGAGTAAATAGTGCCATTACACCAATGAGTCAGTGAAGTAATTTATCTAAGTAATTTCTTGTTATAATAAAAttagtaaaataaattaatttcttttataTGCATTCAGTCAAGATTACtattcagtgtttgtttatattctcTTTTTACTTTGGTTCAGCAATTTcttatgttttttgttgttgatttgaTGGTTGACTGCTTGATCCTTTGGATTGGTTGATTTTCTTCTTAACGTGCGTGTATGACAATGTTGTTTTCTCATTTCCATTTGCAAACAATCCAGTCTTAGTTGTTCTCATTTTGTTTCATGACATTTATTGGACAAGGGGTCAGTTTTGGGGCTTGTTTTGTTGAATTAGCTGGGAGCTATCAGCACAGTGTCCAGATCTTTCACCTGATTTTTTTGGCCTCGATGTACTGTTCTTCATCCAGACTACAGTGTAGCATCAATCACCACAAGGTGGCGCCAGGACACTACAGATTAGTGTGGCAGCATCAGGCCACACACGCTCATGAGCGTCATCCCAATGATGAATCATAGAAATTGTACAGACTGCCCACAAAGACTGCAGAATTTTTGCTGTGTCTAACACAACCAACTGACGGCAGCACAAGTTACCAATTACAAACATTTCAGATGAGTTGGTTAAACATATGTACCTTTGTGGGGAAGTAGCGGCTTGTCTTGAACTCCTTGAGAAAGGCAGACATAAAGACAGTGGAGAAGAACAGGACCACGCACCAGAAGAGGACGTCAGGAATGTAGGGGCCATGGGAACCACAGGCGCTGCCCTCAAACTCTCCGTGCAACATCTCGCACTCCTACTGGCCCCAGAGGacacagtgatgatgatgatgatgatgatgatgatgatgatgaagaagaagaaggtggaAAGCAGGGATAATGATGCCAATAAAAATTATTAGAGCAACAGTGgggatgatggtgatgatggatGTCAGTGTCAGTGATGAATTAGAGAATTCTGACTACCAAGAATGAGGCACATTCACCACTCATTTTCTTTACTATCTCTCTAGTGCATGATTCATTTATTTGCATACAGCAGGGGCCTCACCTGACTTCTACATCTAACATGTGTAGGAGTGATGCAACACGCTGCCAACAGCATGACTGCTAAGTGGCACGAGTCCTCACACTGCATCTGCACCCTTATTCTGCACAGCTAGATCCTATGAAATCCTGCCCACGTGTTTCTAATCCCTGTATAGTCATATGACGTTTGATGGAGCAACGTGAGGGCTGAGTGCAACACAACACTGAGGACTGCAAGAGATATCCCCAGCTTTCTAGGCATTTTGTTTTGGTGCTAGATTTAATTGCTAAATGAGCAGTTTCTGTCCAGGCTTGGCCTTTCTTCTCCTTAGCATCAGGCATTATTTCAGGCAGTATCTGCAGATGTTTTGCTATAACTCCCTAAAGATGTCAAGCTGTGCTTACCTTGACCTCCAGCATGGTCCAGTTGACCTGAGAGGCTGTGATGTTTCTCTCTTCCCAGAAGTGCAGAGTCTCATTGCTGGGGTCCCTGGGCTCCACACAAGAACATCTATGGAGGACAGATAGATTTAGTTTTCTTGAGTAATAACAACAGATCAAGATAAATATattgatataaaataaaatatcatctGACAGGCACTTCCTGAATCTTTTAATATTTGTTGTCATTAAGTGACTACTAAATGTCTTCAGAGCAATTGTAtagaaatttaaaagaaaatgtgcataCACATACAATATATAATATCTATACCGATATTGTAGTGATTAGCTAACCAAAGCATCTAAATGGGAACTAAATGACAAATAGTCTACACTGTAAATGCATACAAATTCCATAATGTTGCTATAACCCAtccaataaatattttaaggcTGCAGATTGGATTTTGACCCTAACCCTACAGCGAGAGATGAGCAATATTTCTACCACAGCATCTTTTCTTTGGACTTGAAACCTCTAAAAGAACATAGTGTCTTTCAACCATATGGACTAAGGTCTAAACTCCTCTTTCCAAGGTAGTGCTTTCTAACTTCAGGAGTAGGGCTTGTAGTGCTTAATATTTCTAACAGGTCATCTACTTATGGTCAGTCTCCATAATAACTCATAATATTTCTCTCCTTACTTTAAGCCTAGTACTTAGTGAGTTTTGAATCAGTTTTGCGACTGCTGTTCCAGCGTTGACTCAGTGACCCAATTTGCAATTCATTAGGGGAGGCagtgtcaaagtatccttggacaagatccTGAGCCTCAAACTGCCCAGCTGCATCCACCGATGTATGAGTGTCTGTAATCGAGAAAATGTGTCcgtttttgtttcctgtgagCTTTTGTCTTCAATTGTCTTTTGTTATCAGCTTGTCAAATCATTTGTAAAGCAAACTACTCTAACCTCCATGAAAGTGTGACAGACAAGTTAAAGAGAAATTGGCTGTGCTTCATCTTTGActgaacagaaataaataattctTTATCTGATTTTAGATTGTTTCAACAtagcaacttaaaaaaaaaaaaaaaaaaaagcatttggatCAACAGCTCCAATTTAAGAGGATGAGTTAAATAGTAAAGATAAGATAATACCTTTTCcatgaaaaatatttgttaCAGCTTAAAATGGCTCTGTACATATCCAAGAATGCAAACACAGATTAGCTCCTGCTGCACACCTGTTTGCCACTGGCCAGCAACTTCAGCATACCCAGTCACCTTTGACTTTGCTCAAAGACAGTAAAActagaataatttaaaaaaaataaatttagccATATTGAAAATAAAGTCTGAATAATCTAAAGCATATCATGCTTAGCTGAGTTTTTTAACTAAATGtggccataatttacaaaatgaatatcATGCCATATTAAAAGACCTGAAACTAGAAACTAAGAAATGTTTTAATGAGGCCAAAAATTAACTGAGAATTAGGGTTGTTTTCTCCACAGAATACAAACCAAACAGAATGCACAATAGCccctgtgatgtcatcaactgTGCCAAATAACCTGCAGACAGCCGCCATATTGGATCGCCCCCACAGTAGTGTGAATGAATGAACAGCTGTACTTTTGCATGGTGCTATTTTTCCTACCTTAAAGCAATTTATTCAACTTGAAAGCCATCCATTCATTCGTTTCTCCTataaaaaacctgttttttaATACAGTAAAACTTgagtataataatataatataataataatacctatTTAATAGGCAGGGTGATCAGTTTCAATGTATGCATGTTTTGCACACATGCCACATAATTAGCATGCTTTCATGACATAGAGTATCATTAAATTTTTAATATCTGTATTGAATATCaaacattttcatgattttcaatCAACCAATACAATAggaacaaaaaagagaaacatcGGGCATTTTTATACACGTATTATATACCAAGGTTAATATCTGTACATGTAATTCTTATAAGTTTAAGCAAGTAAAGGCAGTAAATGAGGGatatgatgagtttatggtACAGTATATAcaaatgatttgttttaattGTAGAATTTAGCatgtcaatcaatcaatcaagtcagagagagagagagagagaaaaacatgccagctgaaaaagaaaatcatacaTTAATTCATAAGGTTCAAAGTACACTCAGCTGATGTACTTGTGCAGCACATTCTTCAGTGACAGATCAGCTTTGCAGACATTAACAATCCACCTCAGACACctgaaacatgaagaaaaaatacaacctcagaCTTTTAATGGCACATGGCAGTAAATGGCATTTATGGAATGTAAAGCAGATAGAAACTAAAGCATATTAGCAAGAGAAAAAATAGGCCTCATGAAcggaaaaataattaaaaatatcaaatgtgTTATAATTCATCACTTTGTGAGGAGACACCCTCCTCCAGCTCACAAAACTTGCACCAATCTGTCTCAGGGAATAACTAGTCTGTTTCAAAGACAGCTGTCCATGACACAGCCAAGTCAGAAAGTGGGTCAGTCACTCactgtttatgttttaattgTGCAGAGAAGCTGGTCTCGTTCAGAGTCACTGAGTGCAGTTTTGCAAACGCATCAATTAGGTACGTTACAATAACTGCGTCTTCGGCCAGCAATGTTGTCCAAGCTCACCCTATTGCTTTTCAACATGAACGGTGCTGGCTGCTGATGGCACATTTGGACACCAATTTAAGGTACATGGatgcatatttttatgtttgacCTTAAATCTGACTTGGTTCcatcatgttttcttgatcatGAAGTAGTTTATTAATGCTCAGAATGCTCTGTTGTTAAAGCTGGAAAtgtaactttattatttttgcttagGCATCCAAATTTATCTTTTTCCATGCTTTTCCTATCTGCACAGGTTTCATAGGTATTTAGAAAGAATGAAATAATGTGTGTACTCACATGTCCTTGTCATTCTCTGGGTGAGGAAagcaatgaaaacatttaagcCCATCCTTGGATTCAGATCCTTGCACTCCGGTTGCTGTAGGTAATGGCGCTACAGTAGCACCTGTTGGAGCGTTTATGTTGCCTGCTTGGCTTTGATTTCTCCATTTTTTATTCCTACATCAGAACACAGAATATTCTGTTGATCAGAGTAACACTGCCTGTGGGAGCGAAACAAGATGGCGACACATCTGGAAATGATGTCACACACAAACCAGCCCAAAGCGAGGTTATGCATTCTGTTTGGTTTATATTCTGTGGTTTTCTCTATACAGACGTCTAAACAGAAGACACCCCCTgatggccattagaaagaatgtgGGTTTAAGGAACTTGTGAACTTCAGACCTGGAAACTCTGTCCATCTCTTATTTACAGTTTATGATCCCTTATGTTAAATAAACTTTCTTTCTGACTGAATGCTATGACAAGTTAGCCCCAGGCTACAACCTGAAAAAATAGGTTCCTAAGGTTTGCTATGTTTTCAGACTGTGTCCAAAGGTTGGTGCTCACTGACTGCTTGTTTCATACATAATATGTCTTAAAGAATACTGTGTGGACTTTGCAACATTTAATAAGCCAACAAACAAATAGATTAGTAATGAGAAAATAatgaacagaaaacattttcagtaAAGTAATCATTAGCTGCAGTCTTGAAACGCCACTTCTGAACTGTTGCATCATCAGCATGAAGTAACTTCTTCTgctgacatttttcaaaatgaaatgtcAGCGTCCCCTGCTGTCCACTATACCAGAATAGAAACTCGCAGAAGGAGCTTTTGGCTTGACATAGCCACCAGCCAGCTTAAAACACGATGATCcatcctgacacacacacacaacatgggATTATTCATCATAAAGCACAACCCAGCTCTGAAAAAAATGAGCAGTGTGCCCGCCACAGCACTGCGCCATCTGCCATTTCTTGACGCAGCAAATGACTTGAGCTTGCGTAGGGAAGTTAAGTACATTGTGCAAGGGCTGTAACTAAAATGACAAGATCAGAAATGAGTCGAACATACGAGTACATTGTGAGCTTCTGGAGGTTGTTGTTCTTGTTGATGGGATAGTGCACCCCCAGGTGAAATAGCTTTTCCAGGGCCTCATAGATGAAGATAATGCAGATCAGAGCAGCAAAAGCTTCCTCAGTGAAGCGTGTGATGTAACAGACAAGCGAGCTGGCATCCGTGGCCACCAGCAATAGACAGAAGAAGGCCGTCCACAGGCCAATACAGGCCCTCAGGGAGAGGTAGGAGAGGCCATATTCCCTGAGAGacacagaacaaacagaaacacacagcagtggTGGAAAACCAGGATACACAATTGGATCTCATTCCTCAAGGAATGCCAtatcataaaacacacacatctatCAAATAAACAGGAATATTATCGTGGAACAACAGCAGAGCGATGAAGTGAATGACTTACTTGCAGAACTTAAAGAGGATCTTCTCAAAGACAAGAACAGGCCCTGTGCTGCCCAGTATGGTGAGAGGCTGACCAGCAAAAAGAGAGTAGGCTATTCCAGTCATGGAAGCCCCAAATAAGGACTCGATAGCACTCTGgaaacacacgcaaacacatgcTGCATTTGGAATGGTCTAGGTCATTTGGTTTTCCTTTAAATTAGCATCTAGTGTCAT from Archocentrus centrarchus isolate MPI-CPG fArcCen1 chromosome 2, fArcCen1, whole genome shotgun sequence includes the following:
- the LOC115795826 gene encoding sodium-driven chloride bicarbonate exchanger-like isoform X1, with protein sequence MDITDQGAQMEPLLPTEQSSQETKEVRTDEEAVVDRGGTRSMLTTNFEKEELEGHRTLYIGVHVPLGRRSHRRHRHHGHRHRKRSKERDSTAEDGRESPSHTDTPAQRVQFLLGTEDGDEEHIPHALFTELDEICLREGEDAEWKETARWLKFEEDVEDGGERWSKPYVATLSLHSLFELRSCIMNGTVMLDMRANSLEEIADMVLDQYEASGPVGEDARKRIREALLKQHHHQNHKKLANRIPIVRSFADIGKKQSEPHSMDKNGQTVSPQSQPANNEVKQDVSRENSAVDFSKIDLHFMKKIPPGAEASNVLVGELDFLERPVVAFVRLAPAVLLNGLAEVPITTRFLFILLGPLGKGPQYHEIGRSIATLMTDEIFHDVAYKAKDRNDLVAGIDEFLDQVTVLPPGEWDPSIRIEPPKNVPSQEKRKIPPVPNGVTDLGESEEHGGHGGPELQRTGKLFGGLILDVKRKAPHYLSDYTDAVSLQCLASFLFLYCACMSPVITFGGLLGEATEGRVSAIESLFGASMTGIAYSLFAGQPLTILGSTGPVLVFEKILFKFCKEYGLSYLSLRACIGLWTAFFCLLLVATDASSLVCYITRFTEEAFAALICIIFIYEALEKLFHLGVHYPINKNNNLQKLTMYSCSCVEPRDPSNETLHFWEERNITASQVNWTMLEVKECEMLHGEFEGSACGSHGPYIPDVLFWCVVLFFSTVFMSAFLKEFKTSRYFPTKVRSIISDFAVFITILSMVFIDYAVGIPSPKLQVPNKFKPTRDDRGWLINPVGPNPWWTTIITFIPSLLCTILIFMDQQITAVIINRKEHKLKKGCGYHLDLFVVGVMLGVCSVMGLPWFVAATVLSISHVNSLKLESECSAPGEQPKFLGIREQRFTGLMIFTLMGCSVFMTSMLKFIPMPVLYGVFLYMGASSLRGIQFFDRLKLFGMPAKHQPDFIYLRHVPLRKVHLFTIIQLSCLVLLWIIKTSKAAIVFPMMVLALVFIRKLLDFIFTKRDLSWLDDLMPEWKKKKLEDAAQEEEHSIIAEEEGIVQVPLEGHYKSDPATVNITDEMSKGSFGNVWKSVNPAESAKKEPSAKSSRSSEKRHKRRRHDKSLDRETSL